The Terriglobales bacterium genome segment AGTAATAGTTTTCCTCGCTGACCGTCTCCGTCGGGCGCCCGCACTCCGGGCACGGCGCACCCGGCCCCACCGCATCCACGTACAGCTCGTCGAACACGCAGTACTGCCCGGTGTACTTGCCCTTGTAGATGGTGCCGTTCTGCTTCAGCGCCCGGAAGATCTCCTGCACCCCGCGCTTGTGCTCCGCGCTGGTCGTGCGGATGAACTTGTCGTACGACATCCCCATCCCGTCCCACAGAGCGCGGAACTCGGCCGCCACCTCGTCGGTGAACTGTTGCGGCGACTTGCCTGCCGCCTCCGCCGACCGCCCGATCTTCTGCCCGTGCTCGTCCGTCCCCGTCAGGAAGAAGGTGTCGATGCCCAGCATCCTCTTCCGTCTCGCGATCGCGTCGCACGCGATGGTGGTGTACGCATGCCCGATGTGCGGCCTCGCATTCACGTAATAGATCGGGGTCGTGATGTAGAACTTGGCGGGTTGGTCGGGCTTGTCAGCCATTTTGTTCAAGATAAAGGCGCGTGGCTTCCTGCATGACCTGCTTCAGGGGGACGTGGTGGGCTTCGGCGATGCGGCGGCAGTCCTCATACTCCGGGGCATAGTTGGCGACGGCGCCGTTCAGATTCGCGACTTTCAGCCGGACCTCGCCCCATTTGGTTTGCACCGAGACGGAGCGGCGGACGAGGGCGGCGCGGCGCTCCTCGCGCATGCGCACGCCCAGGGTCGTGGTCTCGGTGAAGATAAGCCTGGTGAGCGGGGCGGCGTGTTCCGGCTTGCACAGGACGGTCAGCAGCATGCCGGGACGGTTCTTCTTCATCTGCACCGGCGTGCCGAAGACATCGAGCGCGCCCTCGGCCAGCAGGCGGTCCATCACGTAGCCGAAGACCTGCGGGTTGAGGTCGTCGAGGTTGGCTTCGAGCACAGAGATCGTCTCTCGCGGCGCTTCGATGTCAGACGTGGCGCGGCTGCCCTCGGCCGCGTGTTTGGTCGGCCCGGATTCCCCAACCAGGATGCGCACGACATTGGCATGTCCCTGGAAGTCGCGGGAGCCGGCGCCATAGCCGATCTTCTCGATCTTCATGCCGGGGATGGGCTCGAAGCGCTTCGCCAGCACCTTGACGATGGCGGCGCCGGTAGGAGTGACCAGCTCCGCCTGGATGCCGGAGGAGAACACCGGCGCGTCTTTCAGCAACTCGACGACGGCGGGGGCGGGAATGGGGAATTCCCCGTGCTGACATTTCACCGTGCCGCTGCCCAGGTTCAGCGGCGAGCACACCCACTCGTCCACGCCCAAGGCTCCACTGCCGACCGCGGCGCAGACGACGTCCACGATCGCGTCCACGGCCCCGACCTCGTGGAAATGGATGGCATCGCGGGTGGAGTTGTGAACCTTGGCCTCGGCGTCGGCCAGGGCTTCGAAGATCGCCACAGCACGGGTTTTCGCGCTGTCGGAGATCTTCGCTTTGGCGATGATCTCGCGGATCTCTTTCAACCCGCGGAGAGGATGGCCATGGTCATGCTTGTGCGGCGCGGGCGCCCCCGCCCGCGACTCGTCGTGCGAGTGCTGGTGATGCGAGTGCCCGTGATCGTGAGTGTGCCCGTGCGAGGGCGCGTGGGCTGCTTTGTCCAAGTCCTCTTTCTGCTTCCAGTACTCCTCCCGTGGGAGGTCCTTCTCGCCGCCGGCCCAGACGTCCACCTTGGTGGCAGAGATGCCGCTGCGGTCCACGCGGCGGACCTCCAAGCGCGCGCCGACGTCAAGCGCGGTGACGGTCTCCTCCAGCAGGCGCGGCGGAACGCCGGCGTCCACCAGCGCGCCCAGGAACATATCGCCGCTGATGCCGGAGAACGCGTCGATGTAGGCGATTCGCATGGGTCGTCAGTCGTCGGCCGTCAGCGCCGAGTGACTACAAACTTCCGATGATAGAGAGGCGTTCCGCAGGCGTCAAACCGGTCGCGAAAAGAGCGCTTGCTATAATCGCAGGCTTGCTCACAAGATGGGGCCCGGCCGAGCCGGCCGGGCCGCACGGGCGGCACGCCCGTGCCACATGAGCTCCCGGGAGCCTGCTTGTATCGCCAGTTCCAAAAGCGGCTGGAGGAAGCGGTGCGTGCGTACCTGCACCGCCAGTACGAGCTCGACCTGACCACCATCGCGGTCGAGCAGCCGCCCAACGTGAGCTTCGGCGAGTTCGCGCTGCCGCTGGCCTTCGAGCTGGCCAAGAAGCTGCGCAAAGCGCCGCGCAAGATCGCCGAAGAGATCGTGGCCGGCATCGGCCCCATCCCCGGCTTCGAGCGCCTGGAGGTGGCGGGCGCGGGGTACATCAACGCCCGGGTGCAGCGCGCGGCGATGGCCGCCGGGCTGGCCGCCGACGCCGCGGAATTGAGCCCCATCGAGGCCGAGCATCACGCCCAGCAGAAGATCCTGATGGAGCACACCTCCATTAACCCCAACAAAGCGGCGCACATCGGGCACCTGCGCAACGCCATCCTGGGTGACACCTTCGTGCGACTGCTGCAGGCCAACGGCTACCCGGTGGACGTGCAGAACTACATCGACAACACCGGCGTGCAGGTGGCCGACGTGGTGGTCGGCTTCGTCCAGCTGGAGAAGAAGGCGCAGGCCGACATCGAGAAGCTGATCGATACCGACCCGCGCTTCGACTACACCTGCTGGGACCTGTACGCGCGGGTCTCGCAGTGGTACGCCGAGGGCGGGAAGAACGTGGAGGCGCGCCTGGACGCGCTGCACAAGATCGAGCAGGGCGGCAACGAGCTGGCGGAGATCGCGCGCATGATCTCCGAGACCATCGTGGCCAAGCACCTTGACACCATGTTGCGGCTGGGCATCGTCTATGACTTCCTGCCGCAGGAGAGCGAGATCCTGCACCTGAAGTTCTGGGAGGTCGCCTTCCAGCAGCTCAAGGACAAGGGCGTCCTCAAGTACGTCGAGGAAGGGAAGAACAAGGGCTGCTGGGTGATGGTTCGGGGCGGCGTGGAGAAAAAGCAAACCACAGAGGACGCAAAGAGCGCAGAGGAAGATCAAAAGGTGATCGTGCGGTCGAATGGGACCGTGACCTACGTGGGGAAGGACATCGCCTATCACCTGTGGAAATTCGGGCTGCTGGGACAGGATTTCGGCTACCGGCGTTTCTACATCTACCCCGACGGACACGAGTGCTGGATCTCCACCGACCATCTGCAGAACGAGCCCGACCACCCGCACTTCGGCGGAGTGCAGGCCATCTACAACGTCATCGACACCCGCCAGACCGATCCCCAGACCAACGTAGTGGAGGCCATCCGCGCCCTGGGCTATTCCGCGCAGGCCGACCATTACACCCATTTCTCCTACGAGATGGTGGCGCTCACGCCGCGCTGCGCCCTGGAGCTGGGCTACGACATCGACGAAGAGGACCGGGGCAGGGCGTACATCGAGGTGTCGGGGCGCAAGGGGTTCGGGGTCAAGGCCGACGACCTGATCGACGCGCTCATCGCCGCCGCCAAGAAAGAGGTGGACCCGCGGCATCCCGAGCTCAGCGACGACGAGCGGCTGGCCGTCGCCATGCAGATCGCCATCGGCGCCCTGCGCTACTTCATGCTGCGGTTTACCAAGAATTCAGTCATCGCGTTCGACTTCAAGGATGCGTTGGCCTTCGAGGGCGAGACCGGTCCCTACGCGCAGTACGCCGTGGTGCGCGCCAGCAACATCTTCCGCAAGGCGGGATTGGATCCGGAAAAATTCCTGGCAGAGACGCAGCTGGCTGCGTCTCTCTTCGAAAGATACTTCACGGGCGATTCCGGCGATGAATTATGGGAGCTGTGGCTGGCGTCGTCGAAGCTGCCCTACGTGATCGAGCAGTGCATCGCCACCACCGAACCGGCCTACCTGGCCAAATACGCCTTCCAACTGGCGCAGCTGTTCAACAACTTCTATCACCGGCACCACATCCTCGGGGAAGAGGACGAGGCGAAGAAGAAATTCCTGCTGGCCACCGCCGGCGTGGTGCGGCGCGAGCTGATGCGCGCCCTGGAGGTGATGGGGATCACGGTGCCGCCGGTGATGTGATCGCGCTTGGCGGGCGTCCGAGCCCGCCGCGGTCATTCCTTCGCCCAGCTCAGGACAGGCTCTGAGCGAAGCGAAGGACTTCAGCCATCAGGCATCAGGACGCGGTGTTGCAGTCCCAGACAAGCAAGACCGGCTTGTCTGGGGACTGCTGCCCCAAGTCGTTATCCGAACCGTTCTCGGTAGGTAGTGCGTGCCAGGCGCTCGAAGACGGCTTTATGTCCGGCCATCCTTACGTAGAAGCGGCGCCGGCAATTCAGACACCAAAACGGATACAGCCGCAACAACGGGGTAAGAACAATCCGGTCGAGCCAACGCCGCCTTGCGCGGTCGGCCCCTGAATAGCTGCATTTCGGGCATCGGATCGGAAGTTGCATATCGGTCCCTGATGGAGTTGTGCGGAACTGACGAGTGGACGAGTAGAGGGAGTAGCCCGGGCCAGGGAAGGGTTGCTCGAAAAGGCAGATGAAATGTTGGCAGGTCCTAAGAATCGTCCGTCCGGGCGATGCCAAGGTGGCCGGTCGGCCAACGGCTGATCACACAGCCCTTGCCGGGCGACCGTCGTCAGTCCAGGCGGACCAGGAACATGGTGCCTTCGAGGGTGGTGTTCTCTTTGAGGACCTCTTCGGCGCGGCGGCGGTCATCGCCCAGGACGCGGACGCGCACCCAGTAGTCCCCGACCGGGCTGCCGAAGGCGAGCACCCTGGCGGTCCGATAGCGGCGGGCCAGCCTGTCCTTGAGCTTCTGGGCTTCCTCTTCTTCGCTGAAGGCGCCGATCTGCACGCACCAGCGCCCGCCTTTTTCCAGGGGCGAGGGCGCTTCCAACACTTCCAGGCGGACCCGGGCGGTGCCCGCGCGCCAGACGCCAGTCTCTTTGGCAGCGGCGAGCGAGAGGTCGATGACCCGGCCCTCGACGAAGGGCCCGCGGTCGGTGATGCGCACCAGCGCCGACTGCTTGGTGGCGAGGTTGGTGACCCGCACCAGGGAATTGAGAGGCAGGGTGCGGTGGGCGGCGGTCATGGCGTTCATGTCATAGACCTCGCCGTTGGCGCCGCGGCGGTTGTGATAGGGCGGCCCGTACCAGCTGGCCAGGCCGGTTTCGACCAGGATGGGCGGGGTGTTGGGCGGAGCCTCGGTCTCTTCGGGCTGGGGTTGCGGCTGGGGGGAGACCTCGGGCGGCGGAGGAACGACGACGCGTGCCCGCTTCTTCTCGCCGCAGCCGGTCAGCAGCAGCAACGCTGCCGCCAGCAACAGGGAAAGAGGGGTCCTCAGGAAGGCCGCTGCCGGTGCTCGTCCATGAAGTCGGCGAGCTTGTGCAACTGCTGCGCGGCCTTGCGCAGCGCGGACGACGACTCGGTCCGCACCTTGGGCACCACTTCGTCGTTGAGGTAGTCGACGATCTGCTTCAACTCGCGGTCGATCTTGCGGCCGACGTCCTCGAAGTGGGCGCCCTTGCGCGACTTGCGGTTCGGAGACAAGCTGCTGCACCTTCCGTTTGATGCGGATCGCCAGAGGACACGATTATCCGGCAGCGGCCCTATTTGGGGCAACCCGGCGGCACCCCCGGCGTCAACAGCCCGGACTCGCGGCGGGTCCGGCAGCAGACCGGCCGACTCTTACCGGCGGATCTTGGTGATCTTGCCCAGCGGGACGGGCGCGATGTCGCGCCAGCCGTTCTGGTCGGTGTTGCGCACGAAGGTGAGCTCGTCGACCAGGACCTGGCGGGAGCCACGGTAAGAGTCCCAGTGGCGCCGGGCGATATCGTAGATCTCCTGGGCGCGCGCGGGGTCGTCCACCTTGGCGAGGGTCAGGTGAGGGATGTAGGGCCACTGCTCGGGTCCGCCCAGAGCGCCCTGATGCAGCAGGTCGTGGAGTTCCCGCATGCGGTAGGCGCCGTAAGAGATGCGCAGGAAGACGGTGGCGGTGGTGGGCAGGAAGTTGGCCACCTCGCCGAGGGAGACCTCGAAGGGATTGAAGCTGCGGCAGAGCTTGCGGAGCAGACGGCTGGCGTCGTCCTCGCTGCCCTCCAGGCGGCGGGGCGGCAGGATGCTGAGGTGAGAGCCCAGATGCACGTGCTCGGGATGGACCTGGCGGCGCAGGTCCTCGACAAAGCGGCCCAGATCGTTGCGCACGTAGGCCACGACGGCGTGCTGCAGGAGCATAGCCAAGCGCATTATATCCGCGCCCCCGGCCCAGAGGAGGTTACGGCGGTGTCCCGGGTGGTACCCGGGGTAACCGGCGAGAGTGGGCTACAATTGAGGCGTCGGGGCGTAGCGCAGCCTGGTAGCGCACCTGCCTTGGGCGCAGGGGGTCGGCAGTTCGAATCTGCCCGCCCCGACCAAGTTTTTCAACCGCTTACGGCCTTTTGCAAACTGACAAAATTTGCGCTGTAGGCGGAATTGTAGGCGGTTAAATCCTCAAGGGTTCTCCCTCGACAACAAGAATCAGCGGGACTCGGTGATTACACCCGATAACGGGTTTTTTAGGCGAATGGCCTCGCAGGACAAAACGTGACAAGCACGCGCATCCGCTCTCGTAAGGCATAGCTTCCGAATAGCCCGTCATCCGGGACCAATTGCTGGCAGCGGTTGTTAGGCCGCAGGCCCAACGATCCCCTAGTGCCGCGCCATGGATTCGACGCGAGCGACGAACCGAAGCCCTGAAAACTGTGGGCGCGGTATACGAGCTCGGATGTGCGGCGAATCACTGGATGACCACGACGTGGGTACCTTCAGACCCCAGTCATTGCAGCAATCGTTTGGCGTAGTGGACTGGGATAGCGAAATTCGAGCCACCAAAATCGCGGAGCATGGCGACATTAATGGCGATCACCTTGCCGTTCGAGTTGAACAACGGCCCGCCTGATCCCCCGGAGGTAGTCTGCGCGTCGTAAATGATCTTGTCGGCCAGGACGTCACCAATGTGCCCCTGCGTGCTGGTCGGCCGGATGAGCTTTTGGCGCGCAAGCTCCGCCATCACACCCGATGGATCGCCGTTCGTCTTCGCTGCGATCGAGCGCACAGTATCCTCGCTGGTTCGAGCAAGGATCGCGTCGATAGCCAATGGATATCCAAGCAGCACGACCGGCTGTCCGCTGATTGCGCTTTTCGGATCGTCGTCCATCGCGAGCAGTTTCAAGTTCAGCCCGGCGACGTTTCCTCCCACCACGGCGACATCCGCATCAGATGAGATCTTCTGTACCTTCACGGGAATGCCCCGCGTTACACCTGGAAAATACGCAGTCATATCGGCGACGTAGGCCTCAAGATTTGGCGCCTGCTTCAGCAGTTCGCCTACCTCATCGTCTTTCCACCAGGGCTGGACGACGTGGTGGTTGGTGATGATGCGACCGTCGGAGGAAACAAGGAACCCGGTGCCGAACGCGTCCATGCGGACCTCGGCGCCCACGCCTCCGATCTGCAGGCCAACGTCGTCGCCGGGACTCGGCAGGGAACTGGGCGGAAGCAGGGACGTGTAGCGAAGAGGCAGGTTCGAGAGCTTGTCTCGGAAGCCGACCGAAACATGCAGCAGGCACACGCTCGACGCGTATGAACGAATGATGCTCTGCGCGACAGTGGTCTCGTTCTCGAGTCTCTTCAGCCGCTTGTTCGAATCACTGAGTTGCTTCTCCAGATCTGCTACCTGAGAAGGATCGGCAGAGGCGATCTTGCCGTGCAATTCGTCGGCCTTTTGCTTGAGGCTCTGTTTCTGCGCCTCGGCAGACGCGCTGGCCTTCATTTCCGCTTCCGCTCTTGTCCTGCGCGCAAGTTCGATCAGGTCACGCTCGCCAACCACGCCAGCTTGGAGTCTTGCCAGCGTCGCATACAGGCGGGCATTCTGCTTCTGCGTGCGCCAGTACAGGAACCCGGCAGTCGCTGTCGCTAGCAGGATGAATGCGGCGAGTGCTCCGAGTCCCAGACGCAGCGCTCGCCTGCCCTGGTTGAGCGCATGCAGCACTCGGCGCGCCTGCCCCCGCATGCGCTTGCTGCTGCGCACTTCCTTTCGCAATTCGTGTTCCGGCAGCTTCTCGCGCAATTGCGCGCGCACCCGTGCCAGCAGTTCACGGTCGTCGAACGGGACAGAAAGCACGTCATCGGCGCCCAGTTCCAATCCGCGGACTCGTTCCGCTGGCCCTCCTTCTGCCAGCATGATCACTGGGATGTGTCTGGCCTGTTCGGAACCCTTCACGTCTGCCAAGAGGTTGCAGCAGTCCAAGTGTTGCGGGTTCATGCCCATCACAATCAAGTCCGGCATGGTCGTAACGATAGTCGTCAGCGTGGCGGCAGAGTGCGGGGAGACCTGATATCCGGCACCGCTCAACACCTCGGCCAAGCGATCGCGCTGCCCGCTCTCGGGTTCTACGATTGAAACTTTGTCAGGCAGGAACACCATCTCTTCTACACCCTAGGAATGCCGAAGTGCCGTGTCTTTGATGGTTGAGATCGGGATTGAGGTTCAGGATTAGCGGTCGCTGATTTAGAGATGTGGATCGTTAGATTGTTACTTACTCGACGG includes the following:
- the larC gene encoding nickel pincer cofactor biosynthesis protein LarC, which codes for MRIAYIDAFSGISGDMFLGALVDAGVPPRLLEETVTALDVGARLEVRRVDRSGISATKVDVWAGGEKDLPREEYWKQKEDLDKAAHAPSHGHTHDHGHSHHQHSHDESRAGAPAPHKHDHGHPLRGLKEIREIIAKAKISDSAKTRAVAIFEALADAEAKVHNSTRDAIHFHEVGAVDAIVDVVCAAVGSGALGVDEWVCSPLNLGSGTVKCQHGEFPIPAPAVVELLKDAPVFSSGIQAELVTPTGAAIVKVLAKRFEPIPGMKIEKIGYGAGSRDFQGHANVVRILVGESGPTKHAAEGSRATSDIEAPRETISVLEANLDDLNPQVFGYVMDRLLAEGALDVFGTPVQMKKNRPGMLLTVLCKPEHAAPLTRLIFTETTTLGVRMREERRAALVRRSVSVQTKWGEVRLKVANLNGAVANYAPEYEDCRRIAEAHHVPLKQVMQEATRLYLEQNG
- a CDS encoding 2'-5' RNA ligase family protein, translated to MLLQHAVVAYVRNDLGRFVEDLRRQVHPEHVHLGSHLSILPPRRLEGSEDDASRLLRKLCRSFNPFEVSLGEVANFLPTTATVFLRISYGAYRMRELHDLLHQGALGGPEQWPYIPHLTLAKVDDPARAQEIYDIARRHWDSYRGSRQVLVDELTFVRNTDQNGWRDIAPVPLGKITKIRR
- a CDS encoding trypsin-like peptidase domain-containing protein, whose amino-acid sequence is MVFLPDKVSIVEPESGQRDRLAEVLSGAGYQVSPHSAATLTTIVTTMPDLIVMGMNPQHLDCCNLLADVKGSEQARHIPVIMLAEGGPAERVRGLELGADDVLSVPFDDRELLARVRAQLREKLPEHELRKEVRSSKRMRGQARRVLHALNQGRRALRLGLGALAAFILLATATAGFLYWRTQKQNARLYATLARLQAGVVGERDLIELARRTRAEAEMKASASAEAQKQSLKQKADELHGKIASADPSQVADLEKQLSDSNKRLKRLENETTVAQSIIRSYASSVCLLHVSVGFRDKLSNLPLRYTSLLPPSSLPSPGDDVGLQIGGVGAEVRMDAFGTGFLVSSDGRIITNHHVVQPWWKDDEVGELLKQAPNLEAYVADMTAYFPGVTRGIPVKVQKISSDADVAVVGGNVAGLNLKLLAMDDDPKSAISGQPVVLLGYPLAIDAILARTSEDTVRSIAAKTNGDPSGVMAELARQKLIRPTSTQGHIGDVLADKIIYDAQTTSGGSGGPLFNSNGKVIAINVAMLRDFGGSNFAIPVHYAKRLLQ
- a CDS encoding septal ring lytic transglycosylase RlpA family protein translates to MLLLTGCGEKKRARVVVPPPPEVSPQPQPQPEETEAPPNTPPILVETGLASWYGPPYHNRRGANGEVYDMNAMTAAHRTLPLNSLVRVTNLATKQSALVRITDRGPFVEGRVIDLSLAAAKETGVWRAGTARVRLEVLEAPSPLEKGGRWCVQIGAFSEEEEAQKLKDRLARRYRTARVLAFGSPVGDYWVRVRVLGDDRRRAEEVLKENTTLEGTMFLVRLD
- the argS gene encoding arginine--tRNA ligase, translated to MYRQFQKRLEEAVRAYLHRQYELDLTTIAVEQPPNVSFGEFALPLAFELAKKLRKAPRKIAEEIVAGIGPIPGFERLEVAGAGYINARVQRAAMAAGLAADAAELSPIEAEHHAQQKILMEHTSINPNKAAHIGHLRNAILGDTFVRLLQANGYPVDVQNYIDNTGVQVADVVVGFVQLEKKAQADIEKLIDTDPRFDYTCWDLYARVSQWYAEGGKNVEARLDALHKIEQGGNELAEIARMISETIVAKHLDTMLRLGIVYDFLPQESEILHLKFWEVAFQQLKDKGVLKYVEEGKNKGCWVMVRGGVEKKQTTEDAKSAEEDQKVIVRSNGTVTYVGKDIAYHLWKFGLLGQDFGYRRFYIYPDGHECWISTDHLQNEPDHPHFGGVQAIYNVIDTRQTDPQTNVVEAIRALGYSAQADHYTHFSYEMVALTPRCALELGYDIDEEDRGRAYIEVSGRKGFGVKADDLIDALIAAAKKEVDPRHPELSDDERLAVAMQIAIGALRYFMLRFTKNSVIAFDFKDALAFEGETGPYAQYAVVRASNIFRKAGLDPEKFLAETQLAASLFERYFTGDSGDELWELWLASSKLPYVIEQCIATTEPAYLAKYAFQLAQLFNNFYHRHHILGEEDEAKKKFLLATAGVVRRELMRALEVMGITVPPVM